The following proteins are encoded in a genomic region of Ornithodoros turicata isolate Travis chromosome 6, ASM3712646v1, whole genome shotgun sequence:
- the LOC135399048 gene encoding 6-phosphofructo-2-kinase/fructose-2,6-bisphosphatase-like isoform X2, whose amino-acid sequence MVRKRSVNSAAMTTCADQQRDIALRVGRTRKLSDNPKPFPIRGDRTNYVNVPHVIAMVGLPARGKTYIAKKLTRYLNWIGINTRVFNVGEYRRQATEAYKSHDFFRADNAQAMAIRSKCALDALEDMCKWLENYGEVAVYDATNTTYERRRLIYNVVCERFGFKLFFVESYCDDPKIIEANIREVKVNSPDYKDMNKDDALLDFVHRIEHYKACYQPLDEVQEKQYSFMKIFNTGQKVVVHRHEGHIQSRVVYYLMNIHIMPRSIYLTRHGESILNLQGRIGGDADLSERGREYAVALAKFIKNQNIPRLRVWTSQLNRTIQTAAGIDAPQERWKALNEIDAGICEEMTYEEIQQKFPEEFAARDQDKFHYRYPRGESYEDLVARLEPVIMELERQENVLVVAHQAVLRCLLAYFLDNNSEELPYLRVPLHNIVKLTPMAYGCEVEKFDVPIAAVDTHREKPAVSKVDELASQVNDMTVSLNDSNGVEITVNGI is encoded by the exons GTGACAGGACCAATTATGTCAATGTCCCTCACGTCATTGCTATGGTGGGTCTCCCAGCCAGGGGCAAAACGTACATTGCGAAGAAACTGACCCGCTACCTCAACTGGATCGGGATTAACACGAGAG TTTTCAATGTCGGAGAGTACCGTCGACAAGCCACCGAGGCGTACAAGAGCCACGATTTCTTCAGGGCGGACAATGCCCAAGCTATGGCTATTAGGAG taaGTGTGCCTTGGATGCACTCGAAGACATGTGCAAGTGGCTGGAAAATTACGGAGAAGTTGCG GTATATGATGCCACAAATACAACGTACGAACGACGGAGGCTCATCTACAATGTTGTCTGCGAGAGGTTTGGGTTCAAGCTGTTCTTCGTCGAGTCATACTGTGATGACCCCAAGATAATTGAAGCGAACATTCGT GAGGTGAAGGTAAACAGTCCAGATTACAAAGACATGAACAAAGATGATGCCCTCCTTGATTTCGTTCACCGCATCGAGCATTACAAAGCGTGCTACCAGCCTCTCGATGAGGTCCAAGAGAAACAGTACTCCTTCATGAAGATCTTCAACACTGGTCAGAAGGTTGTGGTTCACCGACACGAAG GTCATATCCAGAGCCGCGTTGTCTACTATCTCATGAACATTCACATAATGCCGCGTTCCATTTACCTGACCAGG CATGGTGAAAGCATATTGAACCTTCAAGGCAGGATTGGTGGTGATGCCGATCTCTCCGAACGTGGACGTGAG TATGCAGTAGCCTTGGCAAAGTTCATCAAGAACCAGAACATCCCACGGTTAAGAGTGTGGACTAGTCAACTGAACCGTACCATCCAGACAGCAGCAGGCATTGATGCTCCACAAGAGAGGTGGAAGGCTCTTAACGAAATCGATGCT GGAATATGCGAAGAGATGACCTACGAAGAAATTCAACAGAAGTTTCCCGAAGAGTTTGCCGCTAGAGACCAGGATAAATTTCACTATCGCTACCCAAGAGGGGAG TCTTACGAAGACCTTGTTGCCAGGCTCGAGCCAGTGATCATG GAGCTGGAACGGCAGGAAAATGTGCTAGTGGTGGCTCATCAAGCCGTTCTGCGTTGCCTGCTTGCCTATTTCCTGGACAAtaattctg AGGAACTGCCCTACTTGCGTGTCCCCCTTCACAACATAGTGAAGCTGACCCCCATGGCTTACGGATGCGAAGTGGAGAAGTTCGACGTCCCCATCGCTGCTGTGGACACCCACAGGGAGAAGCCCGCCGTAAGTAAAGTTGACGAGCTGGCGAGCCAGGTCAACGACATGACCGTCTCTCTTAACGATAGCAACGGTGTCGAAATTACTGTGAATGGAATCTAG
- the LOC135399048 gene encoding 6-phosphofructo-2-kinase/fructose-2,6-bisphosphatase-like isoform X5: MAHRLGTPAFGYTKKTSLGNSSRNRIRNYAVVYVPPSIVFLGVLLSRMQGDRTNYVNVPHVIAMVGLPARGKTYIAKKLTRYLNWIGINTRVFNVGEYRRQATEAYKSHDFFRADNAQAMAIRSKCALDALEDMCKWLENYGEVAVYDATNTTYERRRLIYNVVCERFGFKLFFVESYCDDPKIIEANIREVKVNSPDYKDMNKDDALLDFVHRIEHYKACYQPLDEVQEKQYSFMKIFNTGQKVVVHRHEGHIQSRVVYYLMNIHIMPRSIYLTRHGESILNLQGRIGGDADLSERGREYAVALAKFIKNQNIPRLRVWTSQLNRTIQTAAGIDAPQERWKALNEIDAGICEEMTYEEIQQKFPEEFAARDQDKFHYRYPRGESYEDLVARLEPVIMELERQENVLVVAHQAVLRCLLAYFLDNNSEELPYLRVPLHNIVKLTPMAYGCEVEKFDVPIAAVDTHREKPAIPGTLEEKFKTQQNA; this comes from the exons GTGACAGGACCAATTATGTCAATGTCCCTCACGTCATTGCTATGGTGGGTCTCCCAGCCAGGGGCAAAACGTACATTGCGAAGAAACTGACCCGCTACCTCAACTGGATCGGGATTAACACGAGAG TTTTCAATGTCGGAGAGTACCGTCGACAAGCCACCGAGGCGTACAAGAGCCACGATTTCTTCAGGGCGGACAATGCCCAAGCTATGGCTATTAGGAG taaGTGTGCCTTGGATGCACTCGAAGACATGTGCAAGTGGCTGGAAAATTACGGAGAAGTTGCG GTATATGATGCCACAAATACAACGTACGAACGACGGAGGCTCATCTACAATGTTGTCTGCGAGAGGTTTGGGTTCAAGCTGTTCTTCGTCGAGTCATACTGTGATGACCCCAAGATAATTGAAGCGAACATTCGT GAGGTGAAGGTAAACAGTCCAGATTACAAAGACATGAACAAAGATGATGCCCTCCTTGATTTCGTTCACCGCATCGAGCATTACAAAGCGTGCTACCAGCCTCTCGATGAGGTCCAAGAGAAACAGTACTCCTTCATGAAGATCTTCAACACTGGTCAGAAGGTTGTGGTTCACCGACACGAAG GTCATATCCAGAGCCGCGTTGTCTACTATCTCATGAACATTCACATAATGCCGCGTTCCATTTACCTGACCAGG CATGGTGAAAGCATATTGAACCTTCAAGGCAGGATTGGTGGTGATGCCGATCTCTCCGAACGTGGACGTGAG TATGCAGTAGCCTTGGCAAAGTTCATCAAGAACCAGAACATCCCACGGTTAAGAGTGTGGACTAGTCAACTGAACCGTACCATCCAGACAGCAGCAGGCATTGATGCTCCACAAGAGAGGTGGAAGGCTCTTAACGAAATCGATGCT GGAATATGCGAAGAGATGACCTACGAAGAAATTCAACAGAAGTTTCCCGAAGAGTTTGCCGCTAGAGACCAGGATAAATTTCACTATCGCTACCCAAGAGGGGAG TCTTACGAAGACCTTGTTGCCAGGCTCGAGCCAGTGATCATG GAGCTGGAACGGCAGGAAAATGTGCTAGTGGTGGCTCATCAAGCCGTTCTGCGTTGCCTGCTTGCCTATTTCCTGGACAAtaattctg AGGAACTGCCCTACTTGCGTGTCCCCCTTCACAACATAGTGAAGCTGACCCCCATGGCTTACGGATGCGAAGTGGAGAAGTTCGACGTCCCCATCGCTGCTGTGGACACCCACAGGGAGAAGCCCGCC ATACCAGGGACCCTGGAAGAGAAGTTCAAGACGCAGCAAAATGCTTAG
- the LOC135399048 gene encoding 6-phosphofructo-2-kinase/fructose-2,6-bisphosphatase-like isoform X4, producing the protein MAHRLGTPAFGYTKKTSLGNSSRNRIRNYAVVYVPPSDRTNYVNVPHVIAMVGLPARGKTYIAKKLTRYLNWIGINTRVFNVGEYRRQATEAYKSHDFFRADNAQAMAIRSKCALDALEDMCKWLENYGEVAVYDATNTTYERRRLIYNVVCERFGFKLFFVESYCDDPKIIEANIREVKVNSPDYKDMNKDDALLDFVHRIEHYKACYQPLDEVQEKQYSFMKIFNTGQKVVVHRHEGHIQSRVVYYLMNIHIMPRSIYLTRHGESILNLQGRIGGDADLSERGREYAVALAKFIKNQNIPRLRVWTSQLNRTIQTAAGIDAPQERWKALNEIDAGICEEMTYEEIQQKFPEEFAARDQDKFHYRYPRGESYEDLVARLEPVIMELERQENVLVVAHQAVLRCLLAYFLDNNSEELPYLRVPLHNIVKLTPMAYGCEVEKFDVPIAAVDTHREKPAVSKVDELASQVNDMTVSLNDSNGVEITVNGI; encoded by the exons GTGACAGGACCAATTATGTCAATGTCCCTCACGTCATTGCTATGGTGGGTCTCCCAGCCAGGGGCAAAACGTACATTGCGAAGAAACTGACCCGCTACCTCAACTGGATCGGGATTAACACGAGAG TTTTCAATGTCGGAGAGTACCGTCGACAAGCCACCGAGGCGTACAAGAGCCACGATTTCTTCAGGGCGGACAATGCCCAAGCTATGGCTATTAGGAG taaGTGTGCCTTGGATGCACTCGAAGACATGTGCAAGTGGCTGGAAAATTACGGAGAAGTTGCG GTATATGATGCCACAAATACAACGTACGAACGACGGAGGCTCATCTACAATGTTGTCTGCGAGAGGTTTGGGTTCAAGCTGTTCTTCGTCGAGTCATACTGTGATGACCCCAAGATAATTGAAGCGAACATTCGT GAGGTGAAGGTAAACAGTCCAGATTACAAAGACATGAACAAAGATGATGCCCTCCTTGATTTCGTTCACCGCATCGAGCATTACAAAGCGTGCTACCAGCCTCTCGATGAGGTCCAAGAGAAACAGTACTCCTTCATGAAGATCTTCAACACTGGTCAGAAGGTTGTGGTTCACCGACACGAAG GTCATATCCAGAGCCGCGTTGTCTACTATCTCATGAACATTCACATAATGCCGCGTTCCATTTACCTGACCAGG CATGGTGAAAGCATATTGAACCTTCAAGGCAGGATTGGTGGTGATGCCGATCTCTCCGAACGTGGACGTGAG TATGCAGTAGCCTTGGCAAAGTTCATCAAGAACCAGAACATCCCACGGTTAAGAGTGTGGACTAGTCAACTGAACCGTACCATCCAGACAGCAGCAGGCATTGATGCTCCACAAGAGAGGTGGAAGGCTCTTAACGAAATCGATGCT GGAATATGCGAAGAGATGACCTACGAAGAAATTCAACAGAAGTTTCCCGAAGAGTTTGCCGCTAGAGACCAGGATAAATTTCACTATCGCTACCCAAGAGGGGAG TCTTACGAAGACCTTGTTGCCAGGCTCGAGCCAGTGATCATG GAGCTGGAACGGCAGGAAAATGTGCTAGTGGTGGCTCATCAAGCCGTTCTGCGTTGCCTGCTTGCCTATTTCCTGGACAAtaattctg AGGAACTGCCCTACTTGCGTGTCCCCCTTCACAACATAGTGAAGCTGACCCCCATGGCTTACGGATGCGAAGTGGAGAAGTTCGACGTCCCCATCGCTGCTGTGGACACCCACAGGGAGAAGCCCGCCGTAAGTAAAGTTGACGAGCTGGCGAGCCAGGTCAACGACATGACCGTCTCTCTTAACGATAGCAACGGTGTCGAAATTACTGTGAATGGAATCTAG
- the LOC135399048 gene encoding 6-phosphofructo-2-kinase/fructose-2,6-bisphosphatase-like isoform X8: MLVDWGIVNSHPLMKGSSADRGDRTNYVNVPHVIAMVGLPARGKTYIAKKLTRYLNWIGINTRVFNVGEYRRQATEAYKSHDFFRADNAQAMAIRSKCALDALEDMCKWLENYGEVAVYDATNTTYERRRLIYNVVCERFGFKLFFVESYCDDPKIIEANIREVKVNSPDYKDMNKDDALLDFVHRIEHYKACYQPLDEVQEKQYSFMKIFNTGQKVVVHRHEGHIQSRVVYYLMNIHIMPRSIYLTRHGESILNLQGRIGGDADLSERGREYAVALAKFIKNQNIPRLRVWTSQLNRTIQTAAGIDAPQERWKALNEIDAGICEEMTYEEIQQKFPEEFAARDQDKFHYRYPRGESYEDLVARLEPVIMELERQENVLVVAHQAVLRCLLAYFLDNNSEELPYLRVPLHNIVKLTPMAYGCEVEKFDVPIAAVDTHREKPAVSKVDELASQVNDMTVSLNDSNGVEITVNGI; encoded by the exons ATGCTCGTCGATTGGGGGATCGTGAACTCGCATCCTCTCATGAAAGGGAGCTCAGCTGACAGAG GTGACAGGACCAATTATGTCAATGTCCCTCACGTCATTGCTATGGTGGGTCTCCCAGCCAGGGGCAAAACGTACATTGCGAAGAAACTGACCCGCTACCTCAACTGGATCGGGATTAACACGAGAG TTTTCAATGTCGGAGAGTACCGTCGACAAGCCACCGAGGCGTACAAGAGCCACGATTTCTTCAGGGCGGACAATGCCCAAGCTATGGCTATTAGGAG taaGTGTGCCTTGGATGCACTCGAAGACATGTGCAAGTGGCTGGAAAATTACGGAGAAGTTGCG GTATATGATGCCACAAATACAACGTACGAACGACGGAGGCTCATCTACAATGTTGTCTGCGAGAGGTTTGGGTTCAAGCTGTTCTTCGTCGAGTCATACTGTGATGACCCCAAGATAATTGAAGCGAACATTCGT GAGGTGAAGGTAAACAGTCCAGATTACAAAGACATGAACAAAGATGATGCCCTCCTTGATTTCGTTCACCGCATCGAGCATTACAAAGCGTGCTACCAGCCTCTCGATGAGGTCCAAGAGAAACAGTACTCCTTCATGAAGATCTTCAACACTGGTCAGAAGGTTGTGGTTCACCGACACGAAG GTCATATCCAGAGCCGCGTTGTCTACTATCTCATGAACATTCACATAATGCCGCGTTCCATTTACCTGACCAGG CATGGTGAAAGCATATTGAACCTTCAAGGCAGGATTGGTGGTGATGCCGATCTCTCCGAACGTGGACGTGAG TATGCAGTAGCCTTGGCAAAGTTCATCAAGAACCAGAACATCCCACGGTTAAGAGTGTGGACTAGTCAACTGAACCGTACCATCCAGACAGCAGCAGGCATTGATGCTCCACAAGAGAGGTGGAAGGCTCTTAACGAAATCGATGCT GGAATATGCGAAGAGATGACCTACGAAGAAATTCAACAGAAGTTTCCCGAAGAGTTTGCCGCTAGAGACCAGGATAAATTTCACTATCGCTACCCAAGAGGGGAG TCTTACGAAGACCTTGTTGCCAGGCTCGAGCCAGTGATCATG GAGCTGGAACGGCAGGAAAATGTGCTAGTGGTGGCTCATCAAGCCGTTCTGCGTTGCCTGCTTGCCTATTTCCTGGACAAtaattctg AGGAACTGCCCTACTTGCGTGTCCCCCTTCACAACATAGTGAAGCTGACCCCCATGGCTTACGGATGCGAAGTGGAGAAGTTCGACGTCCCCATCGCTGCTGTGGACACCCACAGGGAGAAGCCCGCCGTAAGTAAAGTTGACGAGCTGGCGAGCCAGGTCAACGACATGACCGTCTCTCTTAACGATAGCAACGGTGTCGAAATTACTGTGAATGGAATCTAG
- the LOC135399048 gene encoding 6-phosphofructo-2-kinase/fructose-2,6-bisphosphatase-like isoform X3 produces MAHRLGTPAFGYTKKTSLGNSSRNRIRNYAVVYVPPSIVFLGVLLSRMQGDRTNYVNVPHVIAMVGLPARGKTYIAKKLTRYLNWIGINTRVFNVGEYRRQATEAYKSHDFFRADNAQAMAIRSKCALDALEDMCKWLENYGEVAVYDATNTTYERRRLIYNVVCERFGFKLFFVESYCDDPKIIEANIREVKVNSPDYKDMNKDDALLDFVHRIEHYKACYQPLDEVQEKQYSFMKIFNTGQKVVVHRHEGHIQSRVVYYLMNIHIMPRSIYLTRHGESILNLQGRIGGDADLSERGREYAVALAKFIKNQNIPRLRVWTSQLNRTIQTAAGIDAPQERWKALNEIDAGICEEMTYEEIQQKFPEEFAARDQDKFHYRYPRGESYEDLVARLEPVIMELERQENVLVVAHQAVLRCLLAYFLDNNSEELPYLRVPLHNIVKLTPMAYGCEVEKFDVPIAAVDTHREKPANCDSERSSEEALETVPTHL; encoded by the exons GTGACAGGACCAATTATGTCAATGTCCCTCACGTCATTGCTATGGTGGGTCTCCCAGCCAGGGGCAAAACGTACATTGCGAAGAAACTGACCCGCTACCTCAACTGGATCGGGATTAACACGAGAG TTTTCAATGTCGGAGAGTACCGTCGACAAGCCACCGAGGCGTACAAGAGCCACGATTTCTTCAGGGCGGACAATGCCCAAGCTATGGCTATTAGGAG taaGTGTGCCTTGGATGCACTCGAAGACATGTGCAAGTGGCTGGAAAATTACGGAGAAGTTGCG GTATATGATGCCACAAATACAACGTACGAACGACGGAGGCTCATCTACAATGTTGTCTGCGAGAGGTTTGGGTTCAAGCTGTTCTTCGTCGAGTCATACTGTGATGACCCCAAGATAATTGAAGCGAACATTCGT GAGGTGAAGGTAAACAGTCCAGATTACAAAGACATGAACAAAGATGATGCCCTCCTTGATTTCGTTCACCGCATCGAGCATTACAAAGCGTGCTACCAGCCTCTCGATGAGGTCCAAGAGAAACAGTACTCCTTCATGAAGATCTTCAACACTGGTCAGAAGGTTGTGGTTCACCGACACGAAG GTCATATCCAGAGCCGCGTTGTCTACTATCTCATGAACATTCACATAATGCCGCGTTCCATTTACCTGACCAGG CATGGTGAAAGCATATTGAACCTTCAAGGCAGGATTGGTGGTGATGCCGATCTCTCCGAACGTGGACGTGAG TATGCAGTAGCCTTGGCAAAGTTCATCAAGAACCAGAACATCCCACGGTTAAGAGTGTGGACTAGTCAACTGAACCGTACCATCCAGACAGCAGCAGGCATTGATGCTCCACAAGAGAGGTGGAAGGCTCTTAACGAAATCGATGCT GGAATATGCGAAGAGATGACCTACGAAGAAATTCAACAGAAGTTTCCCGAAGAGTTTGCCGCTAGAGACCAGGATAAATTTCACTATCGCTACCCAAGAGGGGAG TCTTACGAAGACCTTGTTGCCAGGCTCGAGCCAGTGATCATG GAGCTGGAACGGCAGGAAAATGTGCTAGTGGTGGCTCATCAAGCCGTTCTGCGTTGCCTGCTTGCCTATTTCCTGGACAAtaattctg AGGAACTGCCCTACTTGCGTGTCCCCCTTCACAACATAGTGAAGCTGACCCCCATGGCTTACGGATGCGAAGTGGAGAAGTTCGACGTCCCCATCGCTGCTGTGGACACCCACAGGGAGAAGCCCGCC AACTGCGATTCTGAACGGTCATCCGAAGAAGCCTTGGAAACTGTTCCTACGCACTTATAA
- the LOC135399048 gene encoding 6-phosphofructo-2-kinase/fructose-2,6-bisphosphatase-like isoform X1 — translation MAHRLGTPAFGYTKKTSLGNSSRNRIRNYAVVYVPPSIVFLGVLLSRMQGDRTNYVNVPHVIAMVGLPARGKTYIAKKLTRYLNWIGINTRVFNVGEYRRQATEAYKSHDFFRADNAQAMAIRSKCALDALEDMCKWLENYGEVAVYDATNTTYERRRLIYNVVCERFGFKLFFVESYCDDPKIIEANIREVKVNSPDYKDMNKDDALLDFVHRIEHYKACYQPLDEVQEKQYSFMKIFNTGQKVVVHRHEGHIQSRVVYYLMNIHIMPRSIYLTRHGESILNLQGRIGGDADLSERGREYAVALAKFIKNQNIPRLRVWTSQLNRTIQTAAGIDAPQERWKALNEIDAGICEEMTYEEIQQKFPEEFAARDQDKFHYRYPRGESYEDLVARLEPVIMELERQENVLVVAHQAVLRCLLAYFLDNNSEELPYLRVPLHNIVKLTPMAYGCEVEKFDVPIAAVDTHREKPAVSKVDELASQVNDMTVSLNDSNGVEITVNGI, via the exons GTGACAGGACCAATTATGTCAATGTCCCTCACGTCATTGCTATGGTGGGTCTCCCAGCCAGGGGCAAAACGTACATTGCGAAGAAACTGACCCGCTACCTCAACTGGATCGGGATTAACACGAGAG TTTTCAATGTCGGAGAGTACCGTCGACAAGCCACCGAGGCGTACAAGAGCCACGATTTCTTCAGGGCGGACAATGCCCAAGCTATGGCTATTAGGAG taaGTGTGCCTTGGATGCACTCGAAGACATGTGCAAGTGGCTGGAAAATTACGGAGAAGTTGCG GTATATGATGCCACAAATACAACGTACGAACGACGGAGGCTCATCTACAATGTTGTCTGCGAGAGGTTTGGGTTCAAGCTGTTCTTCGTCGAGTCATACTGTGATGACCCCAAGATAATTGAAGCGAACATTCGT GAGGTGAAGGTAAACAGTCCAGATTACAAAGACATGAACAAAGATGATGCCCTCCTTGATTTCGTTCACCGCATCGAGCATTACAAAGCGTGCTACCAGCCTCTCGATGAGGTCCAAGAGAAACAGTACTCCTTCATGAAGATCTTCAACACTGGTCAGAAGGTTGTGGTTCACCGACACGAAG GTCATATCCAGAGCCGCGTTGTCTACTATCTCATGAACATTCACATAATGCCGCGTTCCATTTACCTGACCAGG CATGGTGAAAGCATATTGAACCTTCAAGGCAGGATTGGTGGTGATGCCGATCTCTCCGAACGTGGACGTGAG TATGCAGTAGCCTTGGCAAAGTTCATCAAGAACCAGAACATCCCACGGTTAAGAGTGTGGACTAGTCAACTGAACCGTACCATCCAGACAGCAGCAGGCATTGATGCTCCACAAGAGAGGTGGAAGGCTCTTAACGAAATCGATGCT GGAATATGCGAAGAGATGACCTACGAAGAAATTCAACAGAAGTTTCCCGAAGAGTTTGCCGCTAGAGACCAGGATAAATTTCACTATCGCTACCCAAGAGGGGAG TCTTACGAAGACCTTGTTGCCAGGCTCGAGCCAGTGATCATG GAGCTGGAACGGCAGGAAAATGTGCTAGTGGTGGCTCATCAAGCCGTTCTGCGTTGCCTGCTTGCCTATTTCCTGGACAAtaattctg AGGAACTGCCCTACTTGCGTGTCCCCCTTCACAACATAGTGAAGCTGACCCCCATGGCTTACGGATGCGAAGTGGAGAAGTTCGACGTCCCCATCGCTGCTGTGGACACCCACAGGGAGAAGCCCGCCGTAAGTAAAGTTGACGAGCTGGCGAGCCAGGTCAACGACATGACCGTCTCTCTTAACGATAGCAACGGTGTCGAAATTACTGTGAATGGAATCTAG
- the LOC135399048 gene encoding 6-phosphofructo-2-kinase/fructose-2,6-bisphosphatase-like isoform X6, whose protein sequence is MLQTRHNSISAARKYSNGTKPFPIRGDRTNYVNVPHVIAMVGLPARGKTYIAKKLTRYLNWIGINTRVFNVGEYRRQATEAYKSHDFFRADNAQAMAIRSKCALDALEDMCKWLENYGEVAVYDATNTTYERRRLIYNVVCERFGFKLFFVESYCDDPKIIEANIREVKVNSPDYKDMNKDDALLDFVHRIEHYKACYQPLDEVQEKQYSFMKIFNTGQKVVVHRHEGHIQSRVVYYLMNIHIMPRSIYLTRHGESILNLQGRIGGDADLSERGREYAVALAKFIKNQNIPRLRVWTSQLNRTIQTAAGIDAPQERWKALNEIDAGICEEMTYEEIQQKFPEEFAARDQDKFHYRYPRGESYEDLVARLEPVIMELERQENVLVVAHQAVLRCLLAYFLDNNSEELPYLRVPLHNIVKLTPMAYGCEVEKFDVPIAAVDTHREKPAVSKVDELASQVNDMTVSLNDSNGVEITVNGI, encoded by the exons GTGACAGGACCAATTATGTCAATGTCCCTCACGTCATTGCTATGGTGGGTCTCCCAGCCAGGGGCAAAACGTACATTGCGAAGAAACTGACCCGCTACCTCAACTGGATCGGGATTAACACGAGAG TTTTCAATGTCGGAGAGTACCGTCGACAAGCCACCGAGGCGTACAAGAGCCACGATTTCTTCAGGGCGGACAATGCCCAAGCTATGGCTATTAGGAG taaGTGTGCCTTGGATGCACTCGAAGACATGTGCAAGTGGCTGGAAAATTACGGAGAAGTTGCG GTATATGATGCCACAAATACAACGTACGAACGACGGAGGCTCATCTACAATGTTGTCTGCGAGAGGTTTGGGTTCAAGCTGTTCTTCGTCGAGTCATACTGTGATGACCCCAAGATAATTGAAGCGAACATTCGT GAGGTGAAGGTAAACAGTCCAGATTACAAAGACATGAACAAAGATGATGCCCTCCTTGATTTCGTTCACCGCATCGAGCATTACAAAGCGTGCTACCAGCCTCTCGATGAGGTCCAAGAGAAACAGTACTCCTTCATGAAGATCTTCAACACTGGTCAGAAGGTTGTGGTTCACCGACACGAAG GTCATATCCAGAGCCGCGTTGTCTACTATCTCATGAACATTCACATAATGCCGCGTTCCATTTACCTGACCAGG CATGGTGAAAGCATATTGAACCTTCAAGGCAGGATTGGTGGTGATGCCGATCTCTCCGAACGTGGACGTGAG TATGCAGTAGCCTTGGCAAAGTTCATCAAGAACCAGAACATCCCACGGTTAAGAGTGTGGACTAGTCAACTGAACCGTACCATCCAGACAGCAGCAGGCATTGATGCTCCACAAGAGAGGTGGAAGGCTCTTAACGAAATCGATGCT GGAATATGCGAAGAGATGACCTACGAAGAAATTCAACAGAAGTTTCCCGAAGAGTTTGCCGCTAGAGACCAGGATAAATTTCACTATCGCTACCCAAGAGGGGAG TCTTACGAAGACCTTGTTGCCAGGCTCGAGCCAGTGATCATG GAGCTGGAACGGCAGGAAAATGTGCTAGTGGTGGCTCATCAAGCCGTTCTGCGTTGCCTGCTTGCCTATTTCCTGGACAAtaattctg AGGAACTGCCCTACTTGCGTGTCCCCCTTCACAACATAGTGAAGCTGACCCCCATGGCTTACGGATGCGAAGTGGAGAAGTTCGACGTCCCCATCGCTGCTGTGGACACCCACAGGGAGAAGCCCGCCGTAAGTAAAGTTGACGAGCTGGCGAGCCAGGTCAACGACATGACCGTCTCTCTTAACGATAGCAACGGTGTCGAAATTACTGTGAATGGAATCTAG